The genomic region TCGCAGTGAGAATGAGGCTTCGTTACTTCTTACTGACGCGATACCGGCCACCGACCTCGTTGGTGTTCAGCTGGTCGGCGCGTTTCTTGGCCGATTTCCGGTCCTCGAAGGGACCCTCGAACTCGTGTCCGTCCACTACCACGTAGTAGTCTACCATCGTCGCCGTGTATATCATGGCGAGGGTTAAGACTGTCACGGTATGGTATGTCGTGCCGAGGTGTCAGTGTGGCGACTGTCGGTTATGGGGTTAGGGCTGGGGCGGATTAAGGCTGGGAGGGCCGGGGCGGATTCAGGTTGAGAGGGCTGAGGTGGGAGGGCTGGGGCGGATTCGAACCACGGTCGCTCCGCCTCGCTACGCTCCCTGGTTCGAATCCTTCCAGATTATGAATTTGCGGCTCACTGCCGTTCGCCGCAAAATTAGTGGGCTGGGGCGGATTCGAACCGCAGTCACTCCGCTTCGCTCCGTTCCTTGCTTAGAATCCGCCCGCTATCGATTCGTTCCTCACGTCCGTTCGTCACAGAATCGATGGGCTGGGGCGGATTCGAACCGCCGATTTTCTCCGTGTAAAGGAGATGTCATAACCAACTAGACCACCAGCCCGCACCCAAGAGTATCCAGCGGGCCGGAATAACGCTTACCTTTTCCTGCAGAACCCGCTATGAGGAGTGTGGACAGAGAGCGCGCCCTGAACCTCGCCCTGGTGGTCCTGTTCGTCGCACTCGCCGGTGCCCTCGTCTACTACGCCGGCTTCCTCGAACTGCCCGGCGAGGACCAGTACGACACCGGTACTGCGGTCGTGACCGACGAGAACGGCACGCGACTGGCGACCATCAGCGTCGAGGTCGCGGACACCAGAGAGGAGCAGTACACCGGCCTGAGCAACCACGATTCGCTCGCCGACGGCAACGGGATGTGGTTCGTCTACGACCAGGAACGCCAGATGACGTTCGTGATGCGCCGCATGGACTTCCCCATCGACATCGTCTACGTGGGGTCTGATGGCCGCATCACCAGCATCCACCACATGCCCGCGCCGGAGCCAGGGCAGGACGGGAACGACATCAAGGCTCCCGGCCGTGGGCAGTACGTGCTGGAGGTCCCGCGGGGGTACACCAACGAGACCGGCATCGATGTCGGTGACCACGTCGAGGTCTCCTACGACTGATCTGGCCTGACGAGACCACAACGCCTACGCAGGACCGGCGAGGAGGTCCGGTATGGCAGACGCAGTCGCGGAACTGGCGCGTCTCGACGGCTGGCAGGCCGACGACTACGCCGCCCGTGTGCATTACGAGGGAGCTGGCGACCGCTACAGCATCGAATATTACGAACCGAGTGAGTGTGTGGTGTACTGGAAGGTGAAAGGCGACGGGCAGACCGCGGTTCCGGTCGGGCGGAACACGGTGCCCGACCCGCTCCGGACGCGAATCCGCGAGGATTTAGCCGACGCGGGCGTCGACCCCGAGATCGAAGGGCGGCAACTCTAGGGACGCCGCTAACGACTCGTTCTCCCCGGTCTTCTGGTGGGTCTCACTGGTAATCGGTTCATACCTATACCCTCCTGAGGGTTCTAGTGTCTCATGGTGACAGGGCTCGAAGACGACGTATTCTGCGCTGAGTGTGGCCGGCTGGTGTTCGACGGCTCGGGGTTCTTTCGTGCTTGCGAGACGGCTGGATTCGAAGGCGAGGCGATGGCATCGAACGTCGCGGCTGACGGCCTGGCCGCGCTTGCGGGGTCGGTCTTGCTCCTGAACACGGCCCCGGTGGGTACCGAGACGGTCGACGGCGGCGACTACGTGGTCGCCCCCCGGTTCGTCGAGGGGGACGGACAGGTGTTCTGCTCGCCGGAGTGCCAGGCCGATCATTCTCGATAAGGCATCTCATCACAATCCGGTTCCTGCCGTCGAAACCCCGTCGCCGGGTCGGGTCCCTTGACCTGTCGGAAGCGAGAGTGGCGGCAACTGTTTCGATTCGTAACAAGCCTTTTCAATTCGAGTCCCTAGCGAGAGAACAATGGAACTTTCAGGGGAAGACGACGACCCGTTCGAGGAACAACGGGAACAGGCGGAGAACGCCATGACACGCTTGTTCCTCGAATACGGGTCCGAGAACAAGTTCGCGTTCACCCTCGGGCTGGTCTCCAGCATCGTCGCCCGACTGCTGGACCTCATCCCGACGGTCATGTTGACACTGGCGATCGACTCCATCTTCCGCGACGACCAGGCGTTCACGCTCCTGTTCGTCCCCGATGCGTGGCTCCCACAGACCGAGACCGGACAACTCTGGCTCTCTGCGGGACTCATCGCTTTCGGGTTCTTCGGCGGGGCCGCGTTCCACTGGATGCGCAACTGGGGGTGGAACTCCTTCGCCCAGCACATCCAGCACGACATCCGGACGGACACCTACGACAAGATGCAGCGACTGAACATGGACTTCTTCGCCGACAAGCAGACCGGCGAGATGATGTCCATCCTCTCGAACGACGTGAACCGTCTGGAGCGGTTCCTCAACGAGGGGATGAACTCCACCTTCCGGCTCTCGGTGATGGTCCTCGGCATCGCCGGTATCCTCTTCTTCTGGAACTGGCAACTCGCCATCGTCACCGTCGGCGTGGTCCCCCTCATCGCGCTGTTCACCTACAAGTTCGTCCAGACCATCCAGCCGAAGTACGCCGACGTCCGGTCGTCGGTCGGGAAGCTGAACTCGCGCCTGGAGAACAACCTCGGCGGCGTCCAGGTCATCAAGACCTCGAACACCGAGGACTACGAGTCCGACCGCGTCGACGACGTGTCCCACGACTACTTCGACGCGAACTGGGACGCCATCGACACCCGCATCAAGTTCTTCCCGGGCCTGCGCGTGCTCGCGGGCGTCGGCTACATGATCACCTTCCTCATCGGTGGCCTGTGGGTGTTCGCCAGCGCGAACGGGAACCCCGCGCCGGGGCCGTTCACCGGCACCCTCACCGTCGGCGAGTTCACCGGGTTTATCCTGCTCTCTCAGCAGTTCATCTGGCCGATGGCCCAGTTCGGGATGATCATCAACATGTACCAGCGTGCCCGTGCCTCCGCCGAGCGCATCTTCGGGCTGATGGACGAGCCCTCGCGCATCGAGGAGGACCCCAACGCCGAGGACCTGGTCGTCGAGGACGGCGACGTGGTGTACGACGAAGTGACCTTCGGGTACGACGAGGAGGAGACCATCATCGATGAGGTCTCCTTCGAGGTCGACGGCGGCGAGACGCTCGCGCTCGTCGGGCCGACCGGGGCCGGGAAGTCGACGGTCCTCAAACTCCTGCTCCGGATGTACGACGTGAACGATGGCTCCATCTCCATCGACGGGCAGGACCTCCGCGACGTGACCATCCAGAGCCTGCGCAAGCACATCGGCTACGTCTCTCAGGATACGTTCCTGTTCTACGGGACGGTCGAGGAGAACATCACCTACGGGACGTTCGGTGCCTCCCGCGAGGAGGTCATCGAGGCGGCACGGATGGCCGAGGCCCACGACTTCATCCAGAACCTTCCCGACGGCTACGACACCGAGGTCGGGGAGCGTGGGGTCAAGCTCTCGGGTGGCCAGCGCCAGCGGCTCTCCATCGCCCGGGCCATCCTCAAGGACCCCGAGATACTGGTGCTGGACGAGGCGACGTCCGACGTGGACACGGAGACGGAGATGCTCATCCAGCGCTCCATCGACGAGCTCGCGGCGGACCGGACGACGTTCGCCATCGCGCACCGGCTCTCGACCATCAAGGACGCGGACACCATCCTCGTCCTCGAAGACGGGCGCATCAAGGAGCGTGGCACCCACGAGGAACTGCTCGGGAACGACGACCTGTACGCCCACCTCTGGGGCGTGCAGGCCGGCGAGATAGACGAGCTCCCCCAGGAGTTCATCGAGCGCGCCCAGCAGCGCCAGGCCCGGACCGAGGTCAACGACGACTGACCGACTACCGCCAGGCCGCCAGGTCGACGACGCTGTCGGCGTCGGCGGTCAACCACGTGGTCGACACGTCGGCGTCGGCCACCTCGAGCGGGAAGAACGTCACCTCGACGCCGCCGTCCGTCGGCTCTGCAACGGCAGCCAGGTCGCCCCCGTCGCTTCTCTCGGCTTCGTCCCCCTGTCTCGCATCGACGTCGTGCATGGATTCTCCCGGCATGTCTCTTACCTGTCGTCCGGAATGGACGACCTGTCGGATAGTTCGTCGAGATAGTATAAAAACTCGCAGTCATGGTCTCGACGGCTGAGAATCGGGCAGGCATAGCTTCAAATCCTGACACTGCTAATTAATACAAAATGCTACAAGAACGTGGCTCGGAGCTGGCGGACTACTGCGAACGGCGGGCCGGGGAGTACCACCGTGGCACGTTGGTGTACGACGACGACGGGTTCGAGCTGGTCCGTGTGCGCGACGACCTCCATCACCTGTTCGGTGCGGACGTCGTCGGCAAGGTCGTGGCTCATCTCCGACATCTGCACCGGCTTGAGGACGAGCGACCAGAGATTCCCGGGTTAGGCGAGTTCGAGTCCGGGGTGTACGCCTTCGCGGAGAGCATCGTGATCCACTTCGCGCTCGACGACGGGCAGGGCGTCGTCGTCGCCCTCGACCCCGAGGCGGGGAGTCAGTTGATGGGCTTCGTTCGCGAATGCCGACAGGTGTTGCAGTCCATGTCGACCGCGTAGACCGGTGCGAGGGGCCAGCACGCTCCGTGCGACCGCCGTCTGGTGGTTTGTCTTAATCGTGTGAGAATATACAATGGTATATAATCACTTAGTAATCCTCCTAATATCTGCAGACATAGATTCATATGTCTCTATTCCAGACTTCTACGTGAACATGTCCAGCGCCCCTGACACCTCGACACCAACGTGGAGCAACCCGAACGTCTGCCCGTTCTGCGGGACCGAACTCGCCGACCCCGGCGCAGGGTTCGTCGACCACCTCACCGACAGTAACGACTGTAAGGACGGGTTCGAGATGTGGCGCGGCAACATCGCCGACGACATCGCTGGCGGCTGGTCCGGGTAATCGCGATTCGGTCGACGGCGGTTCTCTTCTTCACTTCTCTTCTGTATCTCTCCGCCACACGTCCAGCCATCGGCCCGGTCGGCTGGGCCAGCGAACGGTGCCCTGAATAGCCGGCCGGCCGTGGCCCGAGGTATGCACCTTTCCGAGGCGACCTGGACGGACGTCCGCGACGTCGAGAGCGACGTGGCCATCCTCCCGGTCGGCAGTACCGAACAGCACGGTCCGCACGCCCCGCTCGGAACCGACGCCCTGAGTGCCGCGGAGATCGCCGCACGCGCCGAAGAACGAGCCGACGAGGAGATAGTCGTCGCCCCCGTCGTCAGCGTCGGTGTCGCCGAGGAACACCGCCACTTCGACGGGACGCTGTGGGTCTCCGACGACACCTTCCGGGCGTACGTCTGCGAGACAATCGAGAGTCTCGCCCACCACGGGTTCGAACGAATCGCGGTCGTGAACGGGCACGGCGGGAACGCGGCCGCAGTGCGAGAGGTCTGTGCGCGGGTGACCCGCGACGAGACGGCGTACGCGGTCCCCTACACGTGGTTCGACACGGTCGACAGCGACCTGCTGGCGAACCTCGGCCACGGTGGGCCCATCGAGACGAGCGTCGTGCAGGCCATCGACGCCTCGCTCGTCCACGAGGACCGCTTCGAGGAGGCCGCAGCCGGCGCTGGTGAGCGCTTCGGTGAGTGGGTGTCGGGCGTGAACATCGCCTACGACTTCGCCGAGTTCGCCGAAAGTGGAAACGTCAAGGACCCGAGCGACGCCAGCGCCGAGCACGGCGAGGCGGTGCTCGACGACGCGGTGGCGAAGCTACTCGACCTGCTGGACGCGATAGCTGACCGCTAGCGACCTGGTGGGAGACCGGGTCACTCAGTCGTCGGCCGCCGCTTCTTCGGCTTCTGCCTCGTCGGCGTCGTCGGCCTCGTCCTCCGCGTCGTCCGCGGTGTGGGCGTCCTCCAGCGTGCTCCGGAGGCCGGGGATGGTGGAGGTGAGGGCACCGACCTGCTCGCCGGCGTCGCCGATGTCCTCGATGACGGTCTCGATCTGTTCGATCTCGGCTTCGAGGTCGTCCGAATCCTCGAAGGCGTCGGCGCGCTGGCCCATCATGAACCACTTCTTGGCATCTCGGAGGTGGTCTTCCGCGTCGCCGGTGTCGAGTGCGGACCGCAACCCGTTCAACACGCCGAGGACGTTGTCGGCGCTGGTCTCCCACACGTCGTCCGCGTCGGGCAGTTCGGCCCAGGCCTTCTCCAGGGAGGCCTCGACGTCCTCGCGCATCTCCGATGCCGCCTCGCCGAACAGCTCGTCGTCGTTCAGGGTCGATTGACTCATACCGGACCATTCGGTGCCCGATGGGTTAAATACCTGCCTCAAAGTGAAAGTGAAATCGGTTGCGACGGGGGCTGTCAGCACGGAATAGCACAGAGAAATCGAAACCAACTGTGTCCCCATCGAACCGATACGTTGCCGGTCAGTCGTCGGCGACCGAGTCCACCCGCATCATCGGGTAGTCGCCCTCCATCGACATACTGGTCTCGACCGTCGTGCCCTCGTACTCGATGGTCATCTCGATGTCGGCGAACCGGCCGGTGAACTCGGTGTACTCGGCGCTCTGGCCGGCGAGTTCGTCCGCGATGCGGTCGGTCCGCATGGTCACTCGGACGTCGACGCAGTGGGGCTGGTTCTCGATGGCCTCCTCCATGGCTCGCCCGAGGCTCTCGGCGCTCTCTGGGCTGACCGGTGTGCCCGCGAACTGGTGGTACAGCGTCCCGAACTTGATGCCCGCTTCGAAGCAGGCGGTCTCTCTGTCGGTCGGGTCCATGCTCGACGTGTCGGCGGCGGGGTGGAAGTCGGTTCGGGTTCTGCCCCGCGAACGTCTCAGGAGAGCGGTGCGACGTCGACCGTCCGGATGGTCGGGAGGTGGGGGCCGAGTTCGGTCCAGGTCGCTCCCCGGTCCGTGCTCACGACGAACTGGGCCTCCCGGCCGTAGTGGGTCGCGTGGAAGATGGTTCCGGGGTCGGTGGGATGGGTCGAGAGGAGGTTACAGCCGACGACAGAAGCCGGTGGGACCGCGCCGACGCTCGTCCAGGTCCGCCCACCGTCCTCGCTGGTCCAGAGCCCGGCCCTGTCGGTGTCCGGGTCCGGAATCGCATCGACGTACAGGCGGCCGTCCGGTCCCTGGACGAGCTCTTTCACGTACATGCCGTCGAACCGGTCGATGCGATGCCACGTTATCGTGTCCTCGCTCCAGAGCAACCCGCCGGTCGAGTCGTTCGCCGTCCCGGCGGTGACGATGACCCGGTCGTCGACCAGCACGGTATCGTGGGCGTCGACCCCGGGCAGCGCGTCTTCCCATGTCTCGCCGCCGTCGTGGGAGAACACGACTGCGCCGT from Haloarchaeobius sp. HME9146 harbors:
- a CDS encoding dihydroneopterin aldolase family protein; this translates as MDPTDRETACFEAGIKFGTLYHQFAGTPVSPESAESLGRAMEEAIENQPHCVDVRVTMRTDRIADELAGQSAEYTEFTGRFADIEMTIEYEGTTVETSMSMEGDYPMMRVDSVADD
- a CDS encoding DUF192 domain-containing protein, which encodes MRSVDRERALNLALVVLFVALAGALVYYAGFLELPGEDQYDTGTAVVTDENGTRLATISVEVADTREEQYTGLSNHDSLADGNGMWFVYDQERQMTFVMRRMDFPIDIVYVGSDGRITSIHHMPAPEPGQDGNDIKAPGRGQYVLEVPRGYTNETGIDVGDHVEVSYD
- a CDS encoding DUF5790 family protein yields the protein MSQSTLNDDELFGEAASEMREDVEASLEKAWAELPDADDVWETSADNVLGVLNGLRSALDTGDAEDHLRDAKKWFMMGQRADAFEDSDDLEAEIEQIETVIEDIGDAGEQVGALTSTIPGLRSTLEDAHTADDAEDEADDADEAEAEEAAADD
- a CDS encoding creatininase family protein, yielding MHLSEATWTDVRDVESDVAILPVGSTEQHGPHAPLGTDALSAAEIAARAEERADEEIVVAPVVSVGVAEEHRHFDGTLWVSDDTFRAYVCETIESLAHHGFERIAVVNGHGGNAAAVREVCARVTRDETAYAVPYTWFDTVDSDLLANLGHGGPIETSVVQAIDASLVHEDRFEEAAAGAGERFGEWVSGVNIAYDFAEFAESGNVKDPSDASAEHGEAVLDDAVAKLLDLLDAIADR
- a CDS encoding ABC transporter ATP-binding protein; its protein translation is MELSGEDDDPFEEQREQAENAMTRLFLEYGSENKFAFTLGLVSSIVARLLDLIPTVMLTLAIDSIFRDDQAFTLLFVPDAWLPQTETGQLWLSAGLIAFGFFGGAAFHWMRNWGWNSFAQHIQHDIRTDTYDKMQRLNMDFFADKQTGEMMSILSNDVNRLERFLNEGMNSTFRLSVMVLGIAGILFFWNWQLAIVTVGVVPLIALFTYKFVQTIQPKYADVRSSVGKLNSRLENNLGGVQVIKTSNTEDYESDRVDDVSHDYFDANWDAIDTRIKFFPGLRVLAGVGYMITFLIGGLWVFASANGNPAPGPFTGTLTVGEFTGFILLSQQFIWPMAQFGMIINMYQRARASAERIFGLMDEPSRIEEDPNAEDLVVEDGDVVYDEVTFGYDEEETIIDEVSFEVDGGETLALVGPTGAGKSTVLKLLLRMYDVNDGSISIDGQDLRDVTIQSLRKHIGYVSQDTFLFYGTVEENITYGTFGASREEVIEAARMAEAHDFIQNLPDGYDTEVGERGVKLSGGQRQRLSIARAILKDPEILVLDEATSDVDTETEMLIQRSIDELAADRTTFAIAHRLSTIKDADTILVLEDGRIKERGTHEELLGNDDLYAHLWGVQAGEIDELPQEFIERAQQRQARTEVNDD
- a CDS encoding sialidase family protein, whose product is MESLGPCRVYIGTDDGLFTFDIADGQAERVGRSLAGETVREVSVHPDDASVATVGCGLRGWGLHRVTDAGDRARTVGFADEWVWGVTRDPDDPDAVYVGTEPPGLFHGRPGEDDGFERAGDFEALPSRETWSFGHDPFAAGHVHGITVAGETLVAAVEHGAVVFSHDGGETWEDALPGVDAHDTVLVDDRVIVTAGTANDSTGGLLWSEDTITWHRIDRFDGMYVKELVQGPDGRLYVDAIPDPDTDRAGLWTSEDGGRTWTSVGAVPPASVVGCNLLSTHPTDPGTIFHATHYGREAQFVVSTDRGATWTELGPHLPTIRTVDVAPLS